The sequence below is a genomic window from Rudanella lutea DSM 19387.
GTTTTGTATTTCCCGAAACTGAAAGACGGTTTTCAGTTCAAGCGCGAAAAAATTCAGCTTTACAGCCGTCAGGTATTTATCACCGACGAGGTAAAAGACGTGGTGCCCGACTTCCTGATGCTGCTGCATGGGGTTATCGACTCACCCGACATTCCGCTCAACGTGTCGCGCTCGTTTCTGCAAGCCGACTCGAACGTGAAGAAGATCAACAGCTATATCACCCGCAAGGTAGCCGATAAGCTGAACGACCTTTTCAAAGCCGACCGGGCCGCTTACGAAGCCAAATTCGACGACATTGGTCTGTTTGTGAAGTACGGTATCCTGAGCGACGACAAGTTCTACGAGAAAGCCAAGGACTTTGTCCTACTCAAAAATACCGAAGTGTCGGGTGCGCCCTCGCGCTACTTTACGCTCAACGAATACCGCGAGCATGTACAGGCCAACCAAACCGACAAGAGCGAGACGGTCGTGATGCTGTACGCGACCAACGCGCAGCAACAACACGGATATATTGAGTCGGCACACCGGCGCGGGTACGATGTGCTGCTGATGGATACGCAGATTGACGCCCACTTTATCAACGCCCTTGAATACAAGCTGGAAAAAACGTCGTTTAAGCGCGTAGATGCTGATACGCTCGACAAGCTGATCGACAAGGGCCTCAATACCGAAAGTGTACTCTCGGAAGAAGACCGGACGAAGCTGAAAGAGCTGTTTGAGCAGACCCTCGACAATAAGTCTCTGGCCATTAATGTAGAGTCGATGCCCGCCGATGAGCTACCGGTAACGATTACGATGCCTGAGTTTATCCGCCGGATGAAAGACATGTCGGCTCTGTCGGGTGAGCAGTCGTTCTACGGCTCACTGCCCGTATCCTACAACGTGGCCGTGAATGCCAACCACCCGCTCACGAGCAAAATTCTGAGCACAACCGACGCCGAGGCCCAGAAAACTCTGGTAAAACAGGTGTACGATCTGGCGCTGTTGTCGCAAAATATGCTCACCGGTGCCGACCTAACCGCGTTTGTGCGCCGGTCGGTAGAGCAGTTGTAAACAGAACGTATGCACACAAAAAAGGGGCTGGTTTGGAAAGTCAGCCCCTTTCTTGTGTGCACCTTAC
It includes:
- the htpG gene encoding molecular chaperone HtpG; the encoded protein is MEAVQNEKEGTKRGQISIHTENIFPIIKKFLYSDHEIFLRELVSNAVDATQKLKKLASYGEYNGELGDDLKVTVAFDKEAKTITISDRGIGMSADEIQKYINQIAFSGATEFIEKYKDKSGQVDEKAIIGHFGLGFYSAFMVAKEVEIISKSYRDEEPISRWVCDGSTEFEIGPAESRVSGGTERGTDVVLHIAEDSEEFLDEYRLQGILEKYGKFLPIPIEFNGKVINNTTPIWTKTPSDLTDDDYKNFYRELYPMSEEPLFWIHLNVDYPFNLTGVLYFPKLKDGFQFKREKIQLYSRQVFITDEVKDVVPDFLMLLHGVIDSPDIPLNVSRSFLQADSNVKKINSYITRKVADKLNDLFKADRAAYEAKFDDIGLFVKYGILSDDKFYEKAKDFVLLKNTEVSGAPSRYFTLNEYREHVQANQTDKSETVVMLYATNAQQQHGYIESAHRRGYDVLLMDTQIDAHFINALEYKLEKTSFKRVDADTLDKLIDKGLNTESVLSEEDRTKLKELFEQTLDNKSLAINVESMPADELPVTITMPEFIRRMKDMSALSGEQSFYGSLPVSYNVAVNANHPLTSKILSTTDAEAQKTLVKQVYDLALLSQNMLTGADLTAFVRRSVEQL